In Glycine max cultivar Williams 82 chromosome 10, Glycine_max_v4.0, whole genome shotgun sequence, the DNA window atatatatataatattttaaataaataaaacctttATAAAATCAGGACTATTTGCTTTTTTATCGTTTTAATTGCTGAGAAGCGCCAAACTGGGCCTATTGGAAGGTCCAATAGTGATGCCCTACGTTGTTTGTTCGAACGGTGGCCCAGATTTAGAGGAGTAAGGAGTAGTATAAACGAAGCACcgcttttttctctctttggcgCTGAGATTGAGAAAAGGGAACTCTCACGAAACTcaactctttctctctctcacccTCTTCGCTCGCACCCAATCGTCcccatttcatttcatttcagaTCGAACCCTTCTTCCTCCTCGTACTCCCTTTCCCATTCGCCGCGGAGTTACTCACACCCACACCGTAAGTTCCTCTTTCTCATCACTCCATTTCCGTCTCGTTTTTACCGTCTCTGGTTTCTCCGACTTGCTTTGCTTTGCTTTCTCCTCTTTAAACCTCCCATCTTGtatttcatattcttttttcaACTTGCCCTAGCTTAGCTCAATCATTTACACATACTCTCTTTCGACTCAAGGGCTTTGGTTCTTTCGTCGGGTGGAGTTAActgcttaaatatttttgtgacaTTGTTATGTTGTTGTCAGCGTTGTCGAGGAAGTTGTGAAGAAGATTCGCTAATGAAAATAACTTCACTGTGCTAATGTTGTTGCTTTTTACTCTGTTCGATTTTGTTTTAGttgaattcaatcaacaattgGCTAATTGGTGTGTGTCTGCTGTATGAGTGAATATTTTGGCTTTAATGTTTGTTTCACTTTCCCACTTCCATATCATATATGTCGTGGAAAAGCtcaatgattattatttttggtttgCTTGTAGTTACTAGGCTCGCATTCAGATTATAGTGGTGGATGCTACGGTGGTACGTGTTTCCTCAGAACTATGGCTAGTCCAACTGGAGAATTGACAAGCCATAACGACGGTACCACCGACCGGATGGGAACTGAACAATGTGAATTGTCAGAAAAAACGCCTCAGATAGGCTCTGAAGGTTTAGAGAATGAACAAAAGGAGCTTGGTACTGAGTTAACCAGTTCGgttattgaagaaaaatcaaatcaagttTCTGCCATTGTAACAGAGAATGCCGTTATTCAACTGCCTGAACCGCTTCAACATGACTTACAAAAGAATTGCCAGACTGTAGAAGGTTCATGCCTTGAACAAAGTACTGTCGAACAAGTCACTGTTGATTTATCTAATGATAAACCTGAAAACAAATGCAAACCATTGTCTGAAAATGTTCAAAGTGAACCCGTAGAATCCATTCCTGCCGTTGTTGTTGAAGGCCAAATGCAATCCAATCCATCTCAAGCGAATATGAGTTCTGTGAATGAATTATTGGATCAACCTTCTGGAGATGCTGTGAACAATATTAGTTCCAATTGTTCAGAAAAAATGTCTAATAGCCCAACTCATTCACAGTCTAGGCGCAAGGGTAAAAAGAACTCtaaattattgaaaaagtaTATGCTAAGGTCGTTAGGAAGCAGTGACAGAGCTTTGCGgtcaagaacaaaagaaaaacccAAGGAACCTGAACCAACTAGTAATTTGGTTGATGGTAACAATAATGGAGTTAAGAGGAAAAGtgggaggaagaagaaaaagagaaaagaggagGGAATTACTAATCAGTTTTCTAGAATCAGATCTCACTTAAGATATTTATTAAACCGAATAAGCTATGAAAACAGCTTGATTGATGCTTATTCTGGCGAGGGCTGGAAAGGATAcaggtatttatattttatcattatcttGTGGTTGTGCTCTGTTTGACTTGTAATCTACATTGGATTTGCATCCTGATCTATGTTAGATCCTAGCTTATGTTTATTAATATCGTCTTTATTGGTTAATTGCTGGGAAACTGAAATGGAACTACATCTGGAATGTTCTGGTCATTAGTGCTTTAGAGTTTAGAGGCCTTACTTTAAAGTTTCAGGATAAGATGCCCTGTAACTTACCTTTTTACAGGTAAGAATGATTGTAGTCTTTTAACTGTTGTGTTTAAGTATCAGGATTATTATTGCATGGAGTCTTATTATGTATGAGTTCTGAAACAGTAAGCTATTGTGTTTTGAATGCAGGCTATCACTCCTTTTGTTGCATTTGGATAAAATAGTTTAATAATGGGATCTTAGATATTTGGATTTGACTTTGACATTGTattcaaatattatatcatatattaCAGGGCATTAAATTCTTTCCATAAATAAatgtaagaaaattaatttttatttactttcccTGTACTTGAATTTCCAGCTAAAGAGCGCTACAACTTGTCAAGAATACAATTAAGATCGTGATCTTCCTTATGTAATCGAGGGATTGCCGCACTGTGTCAATCCTAGAGACCATCTCTCTGGGTTGGATTTGTGTCTGCACCCGAGATTGCAACCTGTCATGCAATCATATTTTCCCCTGTATTCCTCTGTCTTCTTTGACCACTCGTTTGCCCAACTTGCTTCTCAGTTCTCACTTCCCTTgtcttatttgatttaaatcCCTATCTTGCACTCTCAGGCTCTCTGCTCTAGCATTGCTGTGCGTTGTCTCCTCTCTGTTTTGCATCTGCACTGGTTTTAGTTCTTCTTCCTTTAACATTGTGCTGTGCGTGCTGTGCTTGGAcaatgttcttcttcttctcctccttctTCCTCTGTTCTTTCTCAAGTGGGGCTGCAGCTACTGCTACTGCCTTTTTTCCCCTTATCTATGTCATTTTTATCATATGTATAATTGTGAGTCTTCTGGTGGGATCTTATGATCTGTATTACAATCTGTTTTAAAATCCTTTGACTTACAATCTTTGACCCCATCCCGATCCTCAATAAAATCTGGTTTTTGACAATACAATTCATGCATGAGTTTTCTGGGAGTGACAAAAGTAtaccatttgatttttttcttgattatgtAAAAACACAATTACTAATGTCTATCACTATATGCAACCTTGTATGTAAGAGTGTATAAGTAGTGTACTTAGTTTAGTTTACTACTATAGTTAGTTAACAGTTAGCTTTAGTTACTTTTCAGTTACAACTGAATCTCAACAGTACAAGTACTGTTATTGTTAGAAATCTCAATGCCTTTTGTAAATTCTACAATGAGATATACAAATCtctttccctctctctctctagagttctaatatggtatcagagctttttGATTTACTGTAGTTAGTTACTCGTATACACTACTTATACACTCTTACAttgtatgatttgaattttatctttaatgctTCATGTGCTTTGGGATTCATTCAATTTGGTCCCTTGCTGTTTTCTTCTCTTACCTTTCTATCACTAAACAAATTGGcttgaaacaaaaattttatgcAGTATCACAATCTCACTACAGGATTAAGCTACTGAGCTAGTAAATCAGTTGTTTCAAGCTATAAGAGTATTATAAGGAGCTGCAGTTATTCAACTGCAGACTCAGTTAGTTAGTATTAGTTTTCTAACAGCTGTTGACGGCTTTTAGTTTAGTTAGTGGCAGTTATATGAATGTTAATTCTTCTAACAAATCTGTCTATAAATACCTCTTTGTAATCTTTAGACAGTGGGCTAATGATAATATTTTCACTCCttactttcatttcttttttgtctCTATTCTCTTAGTTTAGAAAATTTATGAGAAGCTTATCCTCTGTGTGCTACATCTTTATTTGTGTTgttgaacaaaatatttttactctGATATTTTGGAAATTACATATACAGATACAAACGTAGTTTAATCCACATGCATTCTTTagtatttttatcatgattctTTATTCCTATCCTTTCTGTATCTGTAGAGATGATGACATTATATGCGTGTTTGAATGAGCATTGacaaaattgtttttgaaaggaattGGTTTTTTGAATGAGCATTGacaaaattgtttttgaaaggaattggttttggttaaaattgattttgaagtgatgtgatttatgtttgaatGTATTCATTATAGAATCAAGTTAGGAGTAAAATTCAAAGTTGCTTCAACTCAGAATTAATTCTGAGCCCAGAATCAATTTTGAAATCTCCTCAAACGTGAAACCAAACATGTAAGAATTTATCCAAAATCTATTCTGAACCCAAAATCAATTCTCCAACGTGAAATCAAATTCAcactgtattttttttgtagccTTAGCTAAGAGTTTGTTTGATCTTGTCTTCTAGGGGTTTGTTTGCTCCTGTTTTCTTGTGAACCTTAGTATAATTGGTAGTTCCACTACTAAAAAGCTGTATCATGGATTTGTGAACCTTCAAATGcttgaaattgttttatttttttattttttttttgaggtggTAATTTTGTGTCTATTGGTTTGATTGTGATAACTTTGCAGTATCGAAAAGTTAAAGCCTGAGAAGGAGCTTCAGCGGGCTAAGTCGGAAATTCTTCGACGCAAATTGAAAATTAGGGATCTATTTCAAAATTTGGATTCATTGTGTGCCGAAGGAAAGTTTCCAGAATCTTTGTTTGATTCTGCAGGAGAGATTGACAGTGAGGATGTAGGTTAATCCTTTATATTAATTCCTGAATTTTCTCTAGGATTTTGGAGATGTGAGTACTTTAAATATTATGGTGCAGATATTTTGTGCAAAATGCCAGTCCAAAGAGTTGAGCACTAATAATGATATAATTCTTTGTGATGGTGTTTGTGACCGTGGATTTCACCAGCTCTGTTTGGATCCTCCGATGTTAACTGAAGACAGTAATCCCCTGGTCTACCTTATTGATTGGTAACTTTGTTCTTtcaagttatttatcatttatatatttacttcTGTGGCTTACAGTTCCACCTGGCGATGAGGGTTGGTTATGCCCAGGATGTGATTGCAAAGATGACTGCATGGACCTTGTTAACGACTCCTTCGGAACAAGTCTCTCTATTAGTGACACCTGGGAGGTCAGTGGCCAATTTTAGTCTCTTCTGtcaatcattaatattttgGATCTTCCTATCCTGATTATATGTCCGGTGTTTAGAGAGTCTTTCCTGAAGCAGCATCATTTGCtggaaataatatggataaCAACTCGGGAGTTCCTTctgatgattctgatgatgatgattataatCCTAATGGTCCAGATGATGTGAAAGTTGAAGGGGATGAGTCAAGTTCTGATGAATCTGAGTATGCTTCTGCTTCTGAGAAATTGGAGGGTGGTTCACATGAGGATCAATACTTGGGCCTTCCATCTGAAGATTCTGATGATGGTGATTATGATCCTGATGCTCCAGATGTTGAATGTAAAGTCAATGAAGAAAGTTCAAGCTCTGATTTCACTTCTGACTCCGAGGATCTTGCTGCTGCAATTGAGGATAACACATCCCCTGGACAGGATGGAGGCATCAGTTCCAGCAAAAAAAAGGGTAAAGTTGGTAAGAAGCTATCTCTGCCCGATGAACTGTCATCTTTACTAGAGCCAGATTCTGGCCAAGAGGCTCCCACTCCTGTTTCTGGGAAAAGACATGTGGAAAGGTTGGACTACAAAAAGCTGTATGAGGTAAGTTCATTTTCATGGCATAAGGTTTAAAATACTACTCTTTGAGTCTACATGCATGTTCTGTCTTCTCATTTGAAGTAGGATATACATTGTATAAATTGACAAATGATACATAATGATAATGCTTATAGAGTAAGCATACATGGGTGAGTATGTAGAGTCAACATTAGTTATTGTCCCATTCTTTGGTTTCATTCCTCTCCCAATATTTTAGGCAGTCATCTTTCATTTGTAGGAGACGTATCACAGTGATACGAGTGATGATGAAGATTGGAATGACACTGCTGCTCCAAGTGGAAAAAAGAAACTCACTGGCAATGTAACTCCTGTGTCACCAAATGGAAATGCTTCAAATAATTCTATACATACTCCTAAGAGGAATGCTCATCAGAATAATgttgaaaatacaaataattcacCCACTAAATCACTTGAGGGCTGTTCGAAATCTGGTTCCAGGGATAAAAAGTCTGGATCTTCAGCACACAAAAGACTAGGAGAAGCCGTAGTTCAGGTAAGTAATtaaatttggtttttaaatttattctgtTTAGAGATTCTTTCAATCCAGTTTCTAATTTGCATACTTACCTCCTAATTGTCTTTCAATTATATTGTGGCCTATA includes these proteins:
- the LOC100306715 gene encoding homeobox protein HAT3.1; amino-acid sequence: MASPTGELTSHNDGTTDRMGTEQCELSEKTPQIGSEGLENEQKELGTELTSSVIEEKSNQVSAIVTENAVIQLPEPLQHDLQKNCQTVEGSCLEQSTVEQVTVDLSNDKPENKCKPLSENVQSEPVESIPAVVVEGQMQSNPSQANMSSVNELLDQPSGDAVNNISSNCSEKMSNSPTHSQSRRKGKKNSKLLKKYMLRSLGSSDRALRSRTKEKPKEPEPTSNLVDGNNNGVKRKSGRKKKKRKEEGITNQFSRIRSHLRYLLNRISYENSLIDAYSGEGWKGYSIEKLKPEKELQRAKSEILRRKLKIRDLFQNLDSLCAEGKFPESLFDSAGEIDSEDIFCAKCQSKELSTNNDIILCDGVCDRGFHQLCLDPPMLTEDIPPGDEGWLCPGCDCKDDCMDLVNDSFGTSLSISDTWERVFPEAASFAGNNMDNNSGVPSDDSDDDDYNPNGPDDVKVEGDESSSDESEYASASEKLEGGSHEDQYLGLPSEDSDDGDYDPDAPDVECKVNEESSSSDFTSDSEDLAAAIEDNTSPGQDGGISSSKKKGKVGKKLSLPDELSSLLEPDSGQEAPTPVSGKRHVERLDYKKLYEETYHSDTSDDEDWNDTAAPSGKKKLTGNVTPVSPNGNASNNSIHTPKRNAHQNNVENTNNSPTKSLEGCSKSGSRDKKSGSSAHKRLGEAVVQRLHKSFKENQYPDRTTKESLAQELGLTYQQVAKWFGNTRWSFRHSSQMETNSGINASQQVTDGRAENEGEKECELISLEFSGEKSKTPNSRKRKHLSEPLSEAQLDINGSAASSPNVHLTQIGNKMKTRKRK